The Methanobrevibacter sp. genome contains a region encoding:
- a CDS encoding MarR family transcriptional regulator: MDNKEKVIEAFRNSEDPLNAKAVSELSGVEKKEVDKIMKELKKDETIVSPKRCYWTLKD; encoded by the coding sequence ATGGATAACAAGGAAAAAGTGATTGAAGCATTCAGAAACTCCGAAGACCCACTAAACGCTAAAGCGGTGAGTGAACTTTCAGGAGTCGAGAAAAAAGAAGTGGACAAAATTATGAAAGAACTGAAAAAGGATGAAACAATCGTTTCACCTAAGAGATGTTATTGGACTTTGAAAGACTAA